A stretch of the Teretinema zuelzerae genome encodes the following:
- a CDS encoding type II toxin-antitoxin system VapC family toxin → MNYLLDTHTFLWTVSNTENLSKKALEIIKNPKNEVFVSAVSFWEISIKTRLKKINLDKIEPEELLTIAERMDFQVISLTPEEAITYHKLKENTHNDPFDRMLIWQSISRNMTIISKDQEFYKFVPYGLKLSW, encoded by the coding sequence ATGAATTATTTATTAGATACCCATACTTTTCTTTGGACTGTTTCAAATACAGAAAATCTATCAAAAAAAGCATTAGAAATAATTAAAAATCCTAAGAATGAAGTTTTTGTAAGTGCCGTAAGCTTCTGGGAAATATCAATAAAAACTAGATTAAAAAAAATAAATCTTGATAAAATAGAACCAGAAGAATTGTTAACAATTGCAGAAAGAATGGATTTTCAAGTAATTAGTTTAACACCCGAAGAAGCAATCACATATCATAAATTAAAAGAAAACACACATAATGATCCTTTCGACAGAATGCTTATTTGGCAAAGCATATCGAGAAATATGACTATAATAAGTAAAGATCAAGAGTTTTATAAATTTGTACCGTACGGATTAAAGCTTAGTTGGTAA
- a CDS encoding type II toxin-antitoxin system Phd/YefM family antitoxin, whose amino-acid sequence MKTLPVGELKAQFSEVLEKVKSGESFGILYGKKKKPIAMIVPYKDSVDKKERKIGLLEGKVNIQFTDDFKMTEEELLGLS is encoded by the coding sequence ATGAAAACACTTCCTGTTGGTGAGTTAAAAGCACAGTTCTCAGAGGTTCTGGAAAAGGTTAAATCCGGAGAATCCTTTGGTATTCTTTATGGAAAAAAGAAGAAACCCATTGCTATGATTGTACCGTATAAAGACTCTGTTGATAAAAAAGAACGAAAAATAGGATTGCTTGAAGGTAAAGTTAATATTCAGTTTACGGATGATTTTAAAATGACTGAAGAAGAATTATTGGGTTTATCATGA
- a CDS encoding GNAT family N-acetyltransferase, which yields MLVGRLRRRGKKLKEFMLTIKTADSTEIITLLSIYIEKVKWLRSMNKPLWDESQFTLEALNRKYENPVFYVGIINNEVIGGFIFVEYDRLYWPEVTDNSTYYFHKFVISNKYCGKNYSDRILKWVKEYGREMNKKYIRLDYDGNRKPITEMYTRNGFIPVDTISNQYVSKLIKAEYLIAGNN from the coding sequence ATGTTAGTCGGACGCCTACGGCGCCGAGGAAAGAAATTAAAGGAATTTATGTTAACGATAAAAACAGCTGATTCTACTGAAATAATTACATTACTTTCTATCTATATTGAGAAAGTAAAATGGTTGCGATCAATGAATAAACCATTATGGGATGAATCTCAATTTACTCTTGAGGCATTGAATAGAAAATATGAGAATCCCGTTTTTTATGTAGGAATAATTAATAATGAAGTTATTGGTGGCTTCATTTTTGTTGAGTATGATCGGTTGTATTGGCCAGAAGTAACTGATAATTCAACATATTATTTTCACAAATTTGTTATCAGTAATAAGTATTGTGGTAAGAATTACTCTGATAGAATACTTAAGTGGGTAAAAGAATATGGACGAGAAATGAATAAAAAATACATACGATTAGATTATGATGGAAACAGAAAACCTATTACCGAGATGTATACACGAAACGGATTTATTCCAGTTGATACAATAAGCAATCAATATGTATCAAAATTAATTAAAGCAGAATATTTAATAGCCGGTAATAATTGA
- a CDS encoding DUF6364 family protein, producing the protein MSKKLTLNIDDELINFAHSYSQQNGLSISKLFEQYLNRLRSTDQNQELNSKTTTLYGLFQDSPIPDKKLLRTKFHEKDSH; encoded by the coding sequence ATGTCTAAAAAATTAACATTGAACATTGATGATGAATTGATTAATTTTGCTCATTCCTATTCTCAACAAAATGGTTTGTCTATTTCTAAACTGTTCGAGCAGTATCTTAATCGTTTACGATCAACTGATCAAAACCAAGAACTAAATTCTAAGACGACTACTTTATATGGTCTTTTCCAAGACTCACCTATTCCAGATAAAAAACTATTAAGGACAAAATTTCATGAAAAAGATTCTCATTGA
- a CDS encoding PIN domain-containing protein: MKKILIDLNIILDFLNKRNFHVEAAQVINMCVEKKISGYICAHEVTTLSYFLLKDQKDKTKVINTITALLDIFNIIPIDETILRDSLISPISDYEDAVIEVSSMKTNIDYIISRNISDFKSSRIPTYTPEQFLIL, translated from the coding sequence ATGAAAAAGATTCTCATTGATTTAAATATCATTCTTGATTTTTTGAATAAAAGAAATTTCCATGTAGAAGCAGCTCAAGTTATTAATATGTGTGTAGAAAAGAAAATATCTGGCTACATCTGTGCTCATGAAGTAACAACGTTATCATATTTTCTACTAAAGGATCAAAAAGATAAAACAAAAGTAATAAATACAATTACAGCATTACTAGATATATTCAATATAATTCCAATTGATGAAACTATTTTGCGGGATTCATTAATATCACCAATTTCTGATTACGAAGATGCAGTTATTGAAGTGAGTTCAATGAAAACAAATATTGACTACATTATTTCACGTAATATTTCTGACTTTAAATCTTCTCGTATTCCAACGTATACACCAGAACAATTTTTAATTCTTTAA
- a CDS encoding Kelch repeat-containing protein, whose amino-acid sequence MKMISFELEEYWDYELLDENSPLLRGSAASCIDQKNSILFVFGGITNKFTPTSELVVFDISTSKICKNIVLPVTPRINHEMYFYDNKLYIVGGLSYTQFGSTKVFDEILIYELENDEIEKIDAPNMKFRSSSVLSIEDKKIYYYGGLNCDPQLLNVFDITTKICDTFILDENIVFKTGSTSICINTDKVLCFSGFTQNNYPICHSEYVLMDLKNMKLISKKCNEFVGRTFSKAVYIEKYKKVFFMLGTYNGMEVCRSIIFYDIEKDEFNDLYVQGLPFDLNESVVFYCSSKNRIFIYGGFSMNKIQPYKWSLDLNVLEKNPMYTEIFF is encoded by the coding sequence ATGAAAATGATTTCTTTTGAATTAGAAGAGTATTGGGATTATGAATTACTTGATGAAAATAGTCCTTTATTAAGAGGAAGTGCTGCTTCTTGTATTGATCAAAAAAATTCAATACTGTTTGTATTTGGTGGAATTACCAATAAATTTACTCCAACAAGTGAATTAGTTGTCTTTGATATTAGTACTTCAAAAATATGTAAGAATATTGTTTTACCAGTTACTCCAAGAATAAATCATGAAATGTATTTTTATGACAACAAACTATACATAGTTGGAGGTTTATCATATACACAATTTGGTTCAACTAAAGTATTTGATGAAATTCTTATTTATGAATTGGAAAATGATGAGATAGAAAAAATAGATGCACCAAATATGAAATTTCGGTCATCAAGCGTGTTAAGTATTGAAGACAAGAAAATATATTACTATGGTGGATTAAATTGTGATCCGCAATTACTGAATGTTTTTGATATTACTACGAAAATATGTGACACATTTATTCTTGATGAAAATATTGTATTTAAGACCGGCTCAACATCAATATGTATAAATACTGATAAGGTTTTATGTTTCTCTGGTTTTACACAGAATAATTATCCTATATGTCATAGTGAATATGTATTAATGGACTTAAAGAATATGAAGCTCATTAGCAAAAAATGTAATGAATTTGTTGGTCGTACATTTTCAAAAGCAGTGTATATAGAAAAATATAAGAAAGTGTTTTTTATGTTAGGAACATATAATGGAATGGAAGTGTGTAGATCCATTATATTTTATGATATTGAAAAAGATGAGTTTAATGATTTATATGTTCAAGGATTACCATTTGACTTGAATGAAAGTGTTGTATTTTATTGTTCAAGTAAAAATAGAATATTTATATATGGAGGTTTTAGTATGAATAAAATCCAACCATATAAATGGTCTTTAGATTTAAATGTTTTAGAAAAGAATCCAATGTATACAGAAATTTTTTTCTAA
- a CDS encoding ketopantoate reductase family protein, translated as MAEKILVYGAGAIGSIFAGKLAKYGNDITILARGKRFEEITSNGLILKNALNNKIETINLKCIRELNENDIYDYIIIVVQNNQIDDILPILKKNKSNNFVFVVNTPLGYEKYINAVGKERVMLGFPSAGGERKNGIVTYFIGTGIAKIMQTTTFAEIDGKNTSRLKKLVKIFKNAKFDPTYSNNMDAWQKTHIAFVVPIANALLRFNSENIKLAKSRKTIKEMIYATREGFEAIKNSGIQIEPRKLNFYYLPVWLLATFYQILFLTKISEYSMAKHTIVAKDEIELLEKQFLALYHHDDFKIWKSMHLTKAST; from the coding sequence ATGGCGGAAAAAATATTAGTATATGGTGCTGGCGCTATTGGAAGTATTTTTGCTGGTAAATTAGCAAAATATGGGAATGATATTACAATTCTTGCAAGAGGGAAAAGATTTGAGGAAATCACTTCAAATGGGCTTATTTTAAAAAATGCTCTTAATAATAAGATTGAAACAATTAATTTAAAATGCATAAGAGAATTAAATGAAAATGATATTTACGATTATATTATTATAGTTGTTCAAAACAATCAGATAGATGATATTTTACCAATACTAAAAAAGAATAAATCAAATAATTTTGTGTTTGTTGTTAACACTCCATTAGGATATGAAAAATATATAAATGCTGTTGGAAAAGAAAGAGTAATGCTTGGATTTCCTTCAGCTGGTGGTGAGAGGAAAAATGGTATTGTTACTTATTTCATTGGAACTGGTATTGCAAAAATTATGCAAACAACAACTTTTGCGGAGATAGATGGAAAAAATACGTCAAGACTAAAAAAACTTGTTAAAATATTTAAAAACGCTAAATTTGACCCAACGTATTCCAATAATATGGATGCTTGGCAAAAAACTCATATAGCATTTGTTGTCCCTATAGCCAATGCGCTTTTGCGTTTCAATTCAGAAAATATAAAATTAGCTAAATCAAGAAAAACGATAAAAGAAATGATTTATGCTACACGTGAAGGTTTTGAAGCTATAAAGAATAGTGGAATACAAATTGAGCCCAGAAAATTGAATTTTTACTACTTGCCAGTATGGCTATTAGCTACTTTTTATCAAATATTATTTCTAACGAAAATATCCGAATATTCAATGGCAAAACATACGATTGTAGCAAAGGATGAAATTGAATTATTAGAAAAACAATTTTTAGCATTATATCATCATGATGATTTTAAAATATGGAAAAGCATGCACCTAACAAAAGCTTCAACCTGA